A stretch of DNA from Brevibacillus ruminantium:
ATTGCCGGTGAGGATGTTGATCGCATTTTCATGGCTGACAGAGTTCATCGGCACATACAGCTCTTTCCCCTGTACACGATCTGTGACGACAGCACGGAGCTTGATCGCGCCATACGGTGACACCAGTCTGACCAGCGAACCGTCCTGTACTCCGCGCTCAGCAGCAAGTGCCGGTGGAACCTCAACAAATACCTCTGGTACTTTATACTGAATCCCTTTTGATTTGTTCGTCATGTTGCCCTCATGGAAGTGCTCCAGCAAACGGCCGTTGTTGACGACCAAATCGAATTCTGCCGGATATTCGACTGGCGGAACATAGTCTACCAGAGAGAAGCGGGCACGTCCGTCGGCAAAGTTGAAGCGCTCCAGATACAGAAGCGGTTCATCGGTGCCATCCGGCAATACCGGCCAAACCAGGCTGTCCCAACCCTCGAGGCGTTTGTAGGAAACACCGGAAAAGACCGGGCTGAGCGCAGCGATTTCGTCCATGATTTCGCTTGGATGCTGATAGCCCCACTCAAAGCCCATTCTTCTCGCCACATCTGTGATGATCTCCCAATCCGGCTTGGATTCACCCAGCGGTTCCAATGCTTTGTAAAGTCGTTGGATACGGCGTTCTGTATTGACAAACGTACCATCCTTCTCCAGCGATGGCGCTGCCGGGAGAATGACGTCAGCAAATTGGGCGGTTTTGGTGAAGAATACGTCCTGTACCACGAAAAACTCAAGCTGACTCAGCATGTCTTGCACATGATTGGCATTGGAATCGATCCAAGCCATGTCTTCTCCCATCAGGTACATGGCTTTCAGCTCGCCTCTGCCCACGGCCTCCAGCATCTGAATATTGGTATAGCCCGCTTTTGGCGAAATCGATACACCATAAGCTGCTTCAAATTTGGACCGGATGCTGTCATCTGCAATGCTTTGATAGCCAGGGAACCAGTTTGGCAGCGCACCCATATCACACGCGCCCTGCACGTTGTTGTGGCCGCGCAGCGGATAGGCACCTGCTCCGGGACGCCCAAAGTTACCTGTGACGAGCAGCAGGTTGGAGATCGCAGCGGAGGTATGGGAACCGCCCACGTTCTGCGTTACACCCATGCCCCAGAGCACACAAGTACCGTCTGCCTCATGGATCATTTTAGCTGCCTGAATCATTTGTTCCTGTGGAATGCCGGTAATTTCTTCAGCGTATTCCAACGTGTATTTCTCCAGCAACGCTACGAAATCTTCATAGTGATTTGTACGCGCTTTGATAAAGGCTTCATCATGCCAGCCCTGGTCGATGATGTATTTCGCCACTGCCGATAGCCAGACAAAGTCCGTTCCCTGGCGTGGATGGATATACAAATCGGAACGTTCTGCCATCTCGTGCTTGCGCAAATCGGAGACGATCAGCTTTTGGCCAAACAGTTTTTTAGCCCGTTTCACACGCGTAGCCAGTACCGGGTGACCCTCCGTCGGGTTGGCGCCTACGATGATCACCAGACCTGCGGAAGCGATGTCCTTGATCGTACCGGAGTCTGCCCCAAAGCCTACGGTAGACATCAAGCCGTCCGAAGCAGGAGACTGGCAATAGCGCGAGCAGTTGTCCACGTTATTTGTCTCAAACACCTGACGGGCCAGTTTTTGCATGAGGTACGCTTCCTCATTGGTTGTTTTGGAGGAGCTTACGAAGCCGAGCGCATTGCCGCCGTATTGCTGTTTAATCTGCGACATGCGCTCTGTCATGTAAGTCAGAGCCTCGTCCCAGGTTGCCGGTACAAACTCATCGCCTCTGCGAATCAGCGGCGTGGTCAGGCGCTGGTCGCTATTGATGAAGTCCCAGCCGAATTTTCCTTTCACACATGTGGAGACGCTGTTCACAGGAGCGTTTTCCGACGGCTCAATTTTCAAGATTTTACGATCCTTTGTCCACACTTCAAACGAGCAGCCTACCCCGCAGAAAGTACATACTGTCTTGGTTTTCTTGATCCGCGTGTCACGCATGGCGGCCTCAATCTCCGATACCGCGAGAATGCTGCTATACCCCGGCTCAACTGCTTTCACCAGATCGACCATAGGCGTCATCAGGTCCTGGCTCATCGACGTCATGAAGCCGGCCTCGCCCAGCATGGATTTTTCCATCAATGCGTTACACGGACAAACTGTCACACACTGGCCGCAGGATACACAGGATGAATTGTTGATCGAGCGGTTGTCATCCCAGATGACGCGCGGCATTTCGCGCTCCCAGTCAATTGTCAGCGTCTCGTTGACTTGCAAATCCTGGCATACCTCTACACAGCGGCCGCAGAGAATGCACTGGTTCGGGTCATAACGGTAAAAGGGATGCGACATATCTACTTCATAGCCTTTTTCCCGGAAAGGCCGGCTCTGATGCTCTACCTGCAGCAGCTCCGTCGTATTGTGGACACGGCAGTTTCCGTTGTTATTGTCGCATACCGTGCAATACAGCATATGGTTTTCCAGCACGCGATCCATCGCTTCGGACTGAGCCGCACGGGCTCTCTCGGAGGCGCTCAGAATCTCCATTCCTTCAGCAATCGTCGTCGAGCAGGCGCGCATGATCTGACCGTCAATTTCACACATACAGGTATCACAGGTCTGAATCGGTCCCAGCACTGGGGAGTAGCAGATATGCGGATGCTCAATCTCTTTCTCCAGCATGTAATCGAGAATACGGGTTCCCTCTGTCGCCACATGTTCTGTTCCGTTCAATCGAAAACGCACTTTTTTCTGTTCCATGGCTCCTCCTCCATATAAAAAACCCACCATAAAGCAACTTGTACAAACACAGGTTTGCCCAAGTCGTTTTATGGCGGGTTAACACTTAGCATGTCTCATACCAGTTATCAATCCAACCATCTGTCAGCAGAAAGTCAGAATGTGCCAGGAATGAAAATATTCCCGCAACATCGATGAACTTCCCTCCCCCATTATAATCAAACAAGGGGATTTTGCAAGAGAAAACCCTTACATTGGCAGCCTAGATTCTGTCTTTCGCACCGATAATAGTGGCCTCAATCGATGGCTGATGTCTTTCTTTCTCACAAACTGGGCAATCTGGAGAAAGGAAATTGATTCAAGATGCCGAAATAGTGATGGTTGAGCAAATAGAAAGGAAGGAAACCTCTTATGGATTGTATTTTTTGTAAAATTGTAAACGGTGATATACCTGCAAAAAAGGTATATGAAGATGAACACGTCATTGCGTTTCACGACATCAACCCGATCGCGCCTGTACACGTACTCACGATCCCCAAGAAGCATATTGCCTCTCTTTTGGAGATTCAGCCGGAGGACAAAGAACTGATCGGTCATTTGCACCTCTCTCTGCAAAAAGTAGCGGCTGAGCTTGGCGTAGAGGAATCCGGATTCCGCGTCATCACCAATACGGGCGCTCACGGACAGCAAACCGTCTTTCACATCCATTATCACTTGATCGGCGGTCGACAACTGGAGTGGAAGATGTAACATAGGTAGAAAAAGGAAAAAGACAGTGTATGCGACTACTACGGACGCATCATTGTCTTTTTCCGTTTCAATCATCAATTTTCCGTACTCTCTAGTCGCTGCTCTTTGTCGATAGCCGTTTTGCGATGCCGTCAGCAATCAATTTGCCATGATCCCGTCCATTTTCGATGAAGATCGCATTGGCATGCTCTCCGGATGCGATGACCCCGGCGATATACAAACCGGGTACGTTTGTTTCCATTGTCGACGAGTCATGTACGGGCTCTCCGGTTTGCGGATTGGTTTTGGCGCCGAGTGCTTGGAGCATCGCCCGGTCTGGTCGAAAGCCAATCAGTGAAAACACAAAATCATTCTCCAGCGTCTTCGTTTCACCATCTACCCGGACGAGCACTTCCTTCTCTCTGATTTCCTGCACCTCTGCGGAATACAGGACATGGATGCGTCCTTTTTCGGCAAGGCTTTCAAAAATTGGCCGGGTCCAGGCTTTGACTCGATCAGACAGCTCCGGCTTGCGGCAAATTACCGTTACATCTGCCCCTGCTCTTTCCAAATCCATTGCTGCATCCACGGCAGAGTTGTTGCCTCCGATCAATGCTACCTTCATACCTGCATAGGGATGCGCTTCCGTAAAAAAGGAAGAGACCTTTTCCAGATTCTCTCCTGGTACATTCAGTCGATTGGGATTGTCAAAGTACCCAGTGGCCATCACCAGATTTTTACACCGATATTCATGAGTTTCCTGAAAACGATCCGTGGTTCTGATCAGAAATCCTTCCGCTTCCTTTTCTACGTGATAGACGGACTCATACAGCTGTATACGCAGCCGGTTGCGGGAAGCGACCAACCGGTAATACTGTAACGCCTCAATCCTCGTCGGCTTTTCATTTGGCGTGGAAAAGGGAATGTCGCCAATCTCGAGACGATCCGGTGTACTATGAAAAATCATAAAGGTCGGATAGCGATAAATGGAGTTGACCAGCGTTCCTTTTTCAATGAGCAGCGGGTCAATCCCCCGTTTTTTCAATTCGACAGCGGCGGCAAGTCCACAAGGTCCTGCCCCGATGATGATGACTTGTTCCATGGTTCCCTTCCATCCTCCCATTACTTGTCTCTCTTTTCAGCAAATACTCTTTCTGTTTTTCCCCTCTCATCATAACATACCCGATTCTACATAATGACACTCCCGCAGGTGTATGCAACGGCTCTTCTCTGTACTATTTCCAGAAAGTGATGAATGAAAGCGTATTTTCATTTCTTTACACTAAAAGAGACATTGCAAAATTACAGAAAGAAAGAGAAGAGCCATGTATACAAAACGCATACATATCCTGATTACGTGTCTATTTTGGATCATGACCCTGTTCACCCTTTCACTGGGAGTCTCCGCTTCGGCTAACCAAACCATCTCATTCAAGGACATCTCCTCCAGCTACGCGCGAGAGGATATTCTTGCCCTTTCCAAAGCCGGAATCGTGCTGGGGGATGCCCAAGGCTACTATCATCCAAAGCAAGCTGTCACGCGGGCCGAGTTTGTCGCCATGTTGACCCGCACCTGGGGATTGAAGTCAGTAAACAGTCAAATACCAGCCTATCTCGATGTGCCGAAAAGCTCCTGGGCATACGGTTCTGTGCAGGCTGCAGTGACGCTAGGGATTGCCAATGGTACATCTGCAAAGACATTTTCTCCCAACCGGACGATCACACGACAGGAAGCGGCAACCTTGCTGATGCGGGCCCTGAAAGGGGAGCTCAGCCAATCTGCTCAGGTTTCCCTGAATGACCGATACCAGGTGGCAGCATGGGCACTGCCCTATGTACAAGAAGCGGTCCACGAAAAAATCCTCGTGGGGTATCAAGGGTATTTTCGTCCGAATGCATTCTTGTCACGCGAGGAAACAGCGGTCCTTCTCAATCGCCTGAAAACCAAAATGGACCAGTCACAGGCAAAAGCCAAAACACCCATTATTTTAGGATGGCAGTATCAATCGACGACAGATGAATTCATTCGAGTGGTGAAGGATTCGCCGATCAATACACTTTCACCTCGCTGGTTTTACCTGCAACCAGATGGTACCGTCGTCGATTATGCGGAAGCCTCACTCGTTCAGTGGGCTCAACAGAATGGACGACAAGTGTGGCCGTTGTTTGGAAACAGGTTTGATGCCAAAGCGACGAATCAGGCGCTCTCCAGCCAAGCCAATCGGACCCGCATCATCCAAAGGCTGGTCGAGCTGTCTGACAAGTATCAACTGGATGGCATTAACATCGATTTCGAAAATATTCTCCCTGGTGACCGCGATGCTTTCACCGCCTTTATCAAAGAAATGACGGACGTCTTGCATGCCAAAGGGAAAAAGGTATCGGTTGATGTGCCCCCCGACACGCAATCAGATTGGAGTGCAGCCTATGACTACGCAAATCTCGGCAAGTACGCGGATTACGTCGTACTCATGGGTTATGAAGAACACTGGGAAGGAGGGTCCACCGCCGGATCCGTCTCTTCTCTTCCCTGGTTGAACAGAATATCAAATCAGTTGTTGTCACGTATTCCTGCCAACAAATTTATCGTCGGACTTCCGCTCTACACCAGAGACTGGTACAAGACCAACGGCACATGGCAATCACAGGATCTCCTTGTCTTAGAGTCGTTTCAGTTCCTTTCCCAAAACAGGACGAGTCCGACATGGGACCCTGGCGTTTCGCAGTATCAAGCAAGCTATCAAAAGAACGGGGCTTCTCATCAAATCTGGATGGAAGAGAGTCGTTCACTCGGTGCCAAAATGAGTGCCAGCTTGCACCAGCCGATTGCCGGATTTGCTTACTGGTACGTGGGTGAGTCCCTGCCGGAAGTGTGGAATGTCATCTCCAATGTCTACACCCTGCAAAAATGGAAAGCACTTTGAACCACAAAAAAACAAGCCTGAATGCAGGCTTGTTTTTTTATTGACGTCACTTGAAAATCGCCCGTTAGCTGATTTTTTGCAGCAGCTTGCCTTTCAGCTTCGCGAGCATGTCAGCGGTCATCTTTTCCAGGTCATACTTGGCTGCAAACCCCCATTCCTCACGGGCTGCGGTGGCATCGATGGCATTGGGCCAACTGTCAGCAATCGCCTGGCGAACCGGGTCCACATCGTATTTCATTACAAAGGATGGAATATGCTTTTGGATGGCTCTGGCGACATCCTCCGGTTCAATGCTCATGGCGGTTACATTGAAGGCGTTGCGATGCTTCAATTTGGCTGGATCGGCCTCCATCAGGCTGATAATGGCTTGCAAAGCGTCCGGCATGTACATCATGTCCATATAGGTTCCCTTTGCAATATAGGACGTGTAGCTTCCCTCTTGGATTGCTTGGTAATAAATATCCACCGCGTAATCTGTTGTACCTCCGCCGGGAGGAGTGACGTAGGAAATCAATCCAGGGAAACGCACTCCCCTCGTATCCACACCGAACTTATGGAAGTAGTAATCACACAGCAGTTCGCCGGAAACCTTGTTGACACCGTACATGGTAGTTGGACGCTGGATCGTGTCCTGCGGTGTATGATCCTTCGGCGTCGTCGGACCAAACGCTCCAATCGAACTGGGTGTAAAAAACTGACAGCCCAGCTCACGGGATACCTCCAAGGCGTTGACCAAGCCACCCATATTCAAATTCCAGGCCAAAAGTGGCTTTGCCTCTGCCGTTGCAGATAACAACGCTGCCAAATGCATGAAGGTATCGACCTGATGCTTTTTCGCGATGTCAAACATCGCTTTTGCATCGGTGACATCGAGCACTTCAAAAGGACCTGATTGCACCGTTTGATGGTCCTCCGGCTTTCTGATATCCGTCGCAATTACCTGATCAGCGCCGTACACTTCACGCAGTTTTGCAGTCAGCTCGGAACCGATCTGGCCCAAAGCACCCGTGATTAAAATCCTCTTCATGAAAGAATCCCCATTTCTTTGCCCACTTTTTCGTAGATGTGTAATGCTTCATCAAGCATTTCTTTTGTATGTGCGGCTGTCGGCATATTGCGCACGCGGCCTGTTCCGCGCGGCACTGTCGGGAATACAATCGCTTTGGCATATACACCGGCGTCGTACAGGCGTTTGCTGAATTCTTGTGTCTTTTGCTCGTCCCCGATCACGCAAGGAGTAATTGGCGTTTCACTCTTTCCAATGTCAAAACCGAGCGCTTTTAGACCTTTTTTCAGATAGTTGCCGTTTTCCCACAGACGGTCATGCAATTCCGTACTGCTTTGCAAAATATCGATAGCTGTCATGCTGGCGGCCACATCCGCAGGGGTCAATGAAGTAGAGAATAAAAACGGTCTGCTGCGTACTTTCAACCAATCGATCAAGTTTTGGCGGCCAGCGACATAACCGCCGACAACCCCGATTGCCTTGGACAAGGTGCCGATCTGGAAGTCAATTTTGTCAGAGAGGCCAAAATGCTTGACCGTACCGGCCCCTTTCCCCAGCACGCCAGAACCATGTGCATCGTCAACATAGGTGATCAGGTCAAATTCTTCGGCAACCTCTACAATTTCCGGAAGCTTGGCGATGTCGCCATCCATGGAAAACACGCCGTCCGTGATCACCATAACTTTCTTATATTTGCCTGACTGCGTCGCTTCCTTGGCTTTTGCCCGCAGATCCTCGATATCCGAGTGATTGAAACGAATAATCTGAGCCCGGGAAAGACGGCAACCGTCGATGATTGAGGCATGATTCAACTCATCAGAAAGGATGGCATCATCTTTATCCATCACGGCAGAGATCGCAGCCATGTTGCAGTTGAAGCCGGATTGATAGGCGATGGCAGCTTCCGTGTGTTTGAAGGCGGCGAGCTTTTCTTCGAGCTGAATATGCAACTCCAGTGTGCCGTTAATCGTCCGCACTGCGCCTGCGCCTACCCCGTACTTTTCAGCAGCTTTGACTGCCGCTTCGATCAGGCGTCGGTCCGTCGCCAGGCCCAAATAGTTGTTGGAAGAGAGATTGATCAATTGTTTCCCTGAAATGGTGATGATCGGACCGTTTGCACTTTGCAGCGGGTCAATCACGTTATATAAACCTTTGCTTTTGAGGTCAGCCAGATTTTCTTCCAAAAAATGTTCCAATGCTTTGCTTCCCATAAAAAAACCTCCCAACGTAATGAATAATGAAATACCCCCGAAACTTGCGTACAACGACGAAAGAATACATTCAACGAATACAAGTGTCCTCTTGGTATGTACATACATCAAGCTGCAAACCCTTATTTAACAACCTTTGTTTATTCATCATATCATCATTATCCCAAAACGTCCATATGACATAGACATGAATGTAAACGGTATCTTTTGCATTCCTCACTGTTTACGCTCCCCTTTTTCAGGAGAATTAGCCATGCCCTCTCACACTGTTGCAGACTTCATTCACTTGCTTTGAGAACGGGGAGGCTCGGCAGTTGAATGTCCGTTTTAGACGTTAGTGCCAGATGCAAGCGTAATCGCGATAATCGCTGCAAAAAAAAGCCGCAGGCGATCCACAATGCTCGGATCACCTGCGACACAGGTCAAAAACACTTGACGTATGACTAAGCCCTTCTCTCTGATTTAAACATGCCTTCAGGGGCCTCAGCCGCCCTTTCAAAACCATGGGGGCCGAGCTGGTGAGAAACATGGGATTTCAGAGGCTCTCCCTGTACCAAATGCTTTTCAACCAACTCCTCTGCAAGCTCGGGAGTCATTTTTCGATACCAGATTGCGTCAGGGTATACAATAACGACGCAAGAATCTTCACAACGACCGTTGCACAGCGTTTTCGTCGTATGTACCAGATCGTCAATCCCGGTCTCCTTAATTGCTGAGCGGATTGCTTTGGTGACTTCTTCTGCGCCCGCCCGTGTACAACTGCCGCCGTTGCAAAGAATGACGTGACGCTGTGTAC
This window harbors:
- the fdhF gene encoding formate dehydrogenase subunit alpha, which translates into the protein MEQKKVRFRLNGTEHVATEGTRILDYMLEKEIEHPHICYSPVLGPIQTCDTCMCEIDGQIMRACSTTIAEGMEILSASERARAAQSEAMDRVLENHMLYCTVCDNNNGNCRVHNTTELLQVEHQSRPFREKGYEVDMSHPFYRYDPNQCILCGRCVEVCQDLQVNETLTIDWEREMPRVIWDDNRSINNSSCVSCGQCVTVCPCNALMEKSMLGEAGFMTSMSQDLMTPMVDLVKAVEPGYSSILAVSEIEAAMRDTRIKKTKTVCTFCGVGCSFEVWTKDRKILKIEPSENAPVNSVSTCVKGKFGWDFINSDQRLTTPLIRRGDEFVPATWDEALTYMTERMSQIKQQYGGNALGFVSSSKTTNEEAYLMQKLARQVFETNNVDNCSRYCQSPASDGLMSTVGFGADSGTIKDIASAGLVIIVGANPTEGHPVLATRVKRAKKLFGQKLIVSDLRKHEMAERSDLYIHPRQGTDFVWLSAVAKYIIDQGWHDEAFIKARTNHYEDFVALLEKYTLEYAEEITGIPQEQMIQAAKMIHEADGTCVLWGMGVTQNVGGSHTSAAISNLLLVTGNFGRPGAGAYPLRGHNNVQGACDMGALPNWFPGYQSIADDSIRSKFEAAYGVSISPKAGYTNIQMLEAVGRGELKAMYLMGEDMAWIDSNANHVQDMLSQLEFFVVQDVFFTKTAQFADVILPAAPSLEKDGTFVNTERRIQRLYKALEPLGESKPDWEIITDVARRMGFEWGYQHPSEIMDEIAALSPVFSGVSYKRLEGWDSLVWPVLPDGTDEPLLYLERFNFADGRARFSLVDYVPPVEYPAEFDLVVNNGRLLEHFHEGNMTNKSKGIQYKVPEVFVEVPPALAAERGVQDGSLVRLVSPYGAIKLRAVVTDRVQGKELYVPMNSVSHENAINILTGNAVDVRTQTPAYKQTKVRMEVLEATGKNPLPLYNPRYAKRNPQLGVQVERKWNRSDYVAIADVNQPGGVK
- a CDS encoding histidine triad nucleotide-binding protein, with the translated sequence MDCIFCKIVNGDIPAKKVYEDEHVIAFHDINPIAPVHVLTIPKKHIASLLEIQPEDKELIGHLHLSLQKVAAELGVEESGFRVITNTGAHGQQTVFHIHYHLIGGRQLEWKM
- a CDS encoding YpdA family putative bacillithiol disulfide reductase; translated protein: MEQVIIIGAGPCGLAAAVELKKRGIDPLLIEKGTLVNSIYRYPTFMIFHSTPDRLEIGDIPFSTPNEKPTRIEALQYYRLVASRNRLRIQLYESVYHVEKEAEGFLIRTTDRFQETHEYRCKNLVMATGYFDNPNRLNVPGENLEKVSSFFTEAHPYAGMKVALIGGNNSAVDAAMDLERAGADVTVICRKPELSDRVKAWTRPIFESLAEKGRIHVLYSAEVQEIREKEVLVRVDGETKTLENDFVFSLIGFRPDRAMLQALGAKTNPQTGEPVHDSSTMETNVPGLYIAGVIASGEHANAIFIENGRDHGKLIADGIAKRLSTKSSD
- a CDS encoding S-layer homology domain-containing protein; its protein translation is MYTKRIHILITCLFWIMTLFTLSLGVSASANQTISFKDISSSYAREDILALSKAGIVLGDAQGYYHPKQAVTRAEFVAMLTRTWGLKSVNSQIPAYLDVPKSSWAYGSVQAAVTLGIANGTSAKTFSPNRTITRQEAATLLMRALKGELSQSAQVSLNDRYQVAAWALPYVQEAVHEKILVGYQGYFRPNAFLSREETAVLLNRLKTKMDQSQAKAKTPIILGWQYQSTTDEFIRVVKDSPINTLSPRWFYLQPDGTVVDYAEASLVQWAQQNGRQVWPLFGNRFDAKATNQALSSQANRTRIIQRLVELSDKYQLDGINIDFENILPGDRDAFTAFIKEMTDVLHAKGKKVSVDVPPDTQSDWSAAYDYANLGKYADYVVLMGYEEHWEGGSTAGSVSSLPWLNRISNQLLSRIPANKFIVGLPLYTRDWYKTNGTWQSQDLLVLESFQFLSQNRTSPTWDPGVSQYQASYQKNGASHQIWMEESRSLGAKMSASLHQPIAGFAYWYVGESLPEVWNVISNVYTLQKWKAL
- a CDS encoding L-threonine 3-dehydrogenase; this encodes MKRILITGALGQIGSELTAKLREVYGADQVIATDIRKPEDHQTVQSGPFEVLDVTDAKAMFDIAKKHQVDTFMHLAALLSATAEAKPLLAWNLNMGGLVNALEVSRELGCQFFTPSSIGAFGPTTPKDHTPQDTIQRPTTMYGVNKVSGELLCDYYFHKFGVDTRGVRFPGLISYVTPPGGGTTDYAVDIYYQAIQEGSYTSYIAKGTYMDMMYMPDALQAIISLMEADPAKLKHRNAFNVTAMSIEPEDVARAIQKHIPSFVMKYDVDPVRQAIADSWPNAIDATAAREEWGFAAKYDLEKMTADMLAKLKGKLLQKIS
- a CDS encoding glycine C-acetyltransferase → MGSKALEHFLEENLADLKSKGLYNVIDPLQSANGPIITISGKQLINLSSNNYLGLATDRRLIEAAVKAAEKYGVGAGAVRTINGTLELHIQLEEKLAAFKHTEAAIAYQSGFNCNMAAISAVMDKDDAILSDELNHASIIDGCRLSRAQIIRFNHSDIEDLRAKAKEATQSGKYKKVMVITDGVFSMDGDIAKLPEIVEVAEEFDLITYVDDAHGSGVLGKGAGTVKHFGLSDKIDFQIGTLSKAIGVVGGYVAGRQNLIDWLKVRSRPFLFSTSLTPADVAASMTAIDILQSSTELHDRLWENGNYLKKGLKALGFDIGKSETPITPCVIGDEQKTQEFSKRLYDAGVYAKAIVFPTVPRGTGRVRNMPTAAHTKEMLDEALHIYEKVGKEMGILS
- a CDS encoding (2Fe-2S) ferredoxin domain-containing protein — protein: MATWNLSRTQRHVILCNGGSCTRAGAEEVTKAIRSAIKETGIDDLVHTTKTLCNGRCEDSCVVIVYPDAIWYRKMTPELAEELVEKHLVQGEPLKSHVSHQLGPHGFERAAEAPEGMFKSERRA